From a single Pleurodeles waltl isolate 20211129_DDA chromosome 8, aPleWal1.hap1.20221129, whole genome shotgun sequence genomic region:
- the LOC138249046 gene encoding olfactory receptor 52Z1P-like, with protein MSTLNHSRHPSTFLLLGIPGMEDSYNWIAIPFCFMYIVALIGNFGVLFLIITVSSLHEPMYIFLSMLSVTDLILPSVALPKTLSIFWFNSKSISFHSCLTQMFFIHFMYCSESAILLAMAYDRYVAICDPLRYAVKFTNIIIRNIAALVLVRSFCVVTPFTYLLHRLPYCQNIEVPHTYCEHMGIARLACADITVNIIYGLTVALSSTGVDVVFIIASYVHILRTVLRLSSHQARQKSFSTCTSHVCVIILFYVPAFFSFFAHRYGKHIPRNVHIFVANLYIILPPMLNPVIYSVSTKKIRQSMLRLFH; from the coding sequence ATGTCAACTTTAAATCATAGCAGACACCCATCAACTTTCCTCTTACTGGGAATTCCTGGAATGGAAGACTCCTATAATTGGATTGCTATTCCATTCTGCTTCATGTACATTGTGGCTCTTATAGGAAACTTTGGTGTTCTGTTTTTAATTATAACTGTCAGCAGCCTCCATGAACCTATGTACATTTTTCTCTCAATGCTGTCAGTCACTGACCTGATCCTGCCTTCCGTTGCTTTGCCTAAAACTTTAAGTATATTCTGGTTTAATTCCAAAAGTATTTCCTTCCACAGTTGTCTCACCCAGATGTTCTTCATTCATTTCATGTATTGCTCAGAGTCGGCCATCTTGTTGGCCATGGCGTATGACCGCTATGTTGCAATATGTGATCCACTGAGATATGCAGTGAAGTTTACAAACATTATCATTAGGAATATTGCAGCATTAGTACTTGTTCGAAGCTTTTGTGTTGTAACACCCTTTACCTATCTTCTCCACAGACTTCCATACTGCCAAAACATTGAGGTCCCTCACACATACTGTGAGCACATGGGCATAGCCAGGTTAGCCTGCGCGGACATCACAGTGAACATCATCTATGGTTTGACAGTAGCTCTATCATCAACGGGTGTGGATGTTGTATTCATCATTGCATCATATGTTCATATTTTAAGAACTGTCCTGAGATTGAGCTCACATCAAGCCCGCCAGAAATCCTTTAGCACCTGTACCTCACATGTATGTGTAATAATATTGTTTTATGTTCcagcttttttctccttttttgcacATAGGTATGGCAAGCATATACCTCGCAATGTACACATTTTTGTGGCTAACCTTTATATTATATTGCCACCAATGTTAAACCCAGTCATTTATAGTGTGAGTACAAAGAAAATTAGGCagagtatgcttagactgtttcacTAA